A genome region from Purpureocillium takamizusanense chromosome 8, complete sequence includes the following:
- a CDS encoding Beta-N-acetylhexosaminidase (COG:G~EggNog:ENOG503NWI4~CAZy:GH3~TransMembrane:1 (o660-681i)) — protein MASNSNADSDLDPLWQNLDWAIGQTLIMGWDGTEVTPQIRSLIEDHHLGSIILTAKNLKSAQQTTRLVQELQTIAKNAGHPQPLLIALDQENGGVNSLFDEDYVCQFPSAMGIAATGRADLAYETTKATALEISACGVNLMLGPVLDVLNNARYQPLGVRATGDDPQEVSQYGLAALKGIRDAGIATCGKHFPSYGNLDFLGSNLDVPIITQTLEELSLSALVPFRNAIASGQLDGMFVGGCGISNPSMNVSHACLSDQVVDDLLRNELGFKGVAISECLEMEALSHDLGVQNGVVMAVEAGCDLVLLCRAYDVQLEAIKGLRLGYENGIVTKERIFTSLRRVLKLKAQCTSWAKALNPPGISLLSQLHPSHLTLSRKAYDDSIAVIRDKEKLLPLSNSMHPGEELLLLTPLVKPLPASSMTKNLLDAKNSYSSRPTNHDAWVHQREKGVIMSGEGVFREFGKNLARYRNEKLLHTSYTANGVRPVHENLINRASCIIIVTADANRNLYQAGFTKHVDMMCSMHRSRGNKKQLIVVAVSSPYDFAMDKSIGTYICTFDFTENAMSALVRVLVGEIDPPVGTMPGTLRKSKKVLKSRQHWLVEEYDRSRDAKGLSDLLRAVHRATAPDLEFLKTTTPASFELNIASIKEAHFVVRNSSTQALYGFAATYFTSGVGILGAIFVDPGKRGMSVGRSLHRRALKSLGQQRGIKKVQLGMPFPGVFLGIPSNLELSTVKDWFANSGWDTQFPRKLTNMVIKDLGNWLVPEGLLQTIQRASISFDLIHGLENADSVLHHVRTNANPEVLELYKYALGENKSCGIVRAKDPAGNLIGTVIICRQNSALITYVPPLSSHTDDVGGIIAPIVPLAPQSTLVLQGLALMGVRQCKSHKASRALVSWVVDDANEPLLAMGFEILQVFEEITNSPEVCQL, from the exons ATGGCCTCCAACTCCAACGCGGATAGTGATCTGGACCCACTATGGCAGAACCTCGACTG GGCCATCGGTCAGACACTGATCATGGGCTGGGATGGGACCGAGGTGACGCCCCAAATCCGAAGCCTCATCGAGGACCATCACCTCGGCTCCATCATTCTTACCGCCAAAAATCTCAAGT CCGCCCAGCAGACCACCAGGCTGGTTCAGGAGCTCCAAACTATCGCAAAGAATGCTGGACACCCTCAGCCTCTGCTCATTGCTCTTGACCAGGAGAACGGAGGTGTCAACAGTCTCTTCGATGAGGACTATGTGTGCCAGTTCCCCAGCGCCATGGGTATCGCAGCCACTGGGCGCGCCGACCTGGCTTATGAGACCACTAAAGCCACCGCTCTCGAAATCTCCGCGTGCGGCGTCAACCTGATGCTGGGTCCCGTTCTAGACGTGCTCAACAACGCCAGATATCAGCCGCTTGGTGTCAGGGCAACGGGCGATGATCCTCAAGAAGTCTCACAGTATGGCCTTGCTGCGCTGAAAGGCATACGGGATGCCGGAATCGCTACCTGCGGCAAGCATTTCCCATCGTACGGCAACCTCGACTTCCTGGGGTCGAACCTTGATGTCCCCATCATTACTCAGACACTGGAAGAGCTAAGCCTGAGTGCCTTGGTACCTTTCCGAAATGCCATTGCGTCCGGCCAGCTCGATGGCATGTTTGTGGGTGGCTGTGGCATCTCAAACCCGTCAATGAATGTGAGCCATGCCTGTCTCTCAgaccaggtcgtcgacgaccttcTCCGGAATGAGCTCGGCTTCAAAGGCGTTGCCATTTCTGAATGCTTGGAGATGGAGGCTCTCAGTCACGACCTGGGCGTCCAGAACGGCGTCGTTATGGCTGTGGAGGCAGGATGTGATCTTGTTCTTCTTTGCCGAGCCTATGATGTTCAGCTCGAGGCCATAAAGGGTCTCCGGCTGGGCTACGAGAACGGCATCGTGACCAAGGAGAGGATTTTTACCTCGTTACGCCGGGTGTTgaagctcaaggcccagTGCACGTCTTGGGCCAAGGCTCTCAACCCTCCCGGGATTTCTCTACTTTCTCAACTCCACCCTTCCCATCTCACCTTGTCCAGAAAGGCGTATGACGACTCCATCGCCGTCATTAGGGACAAGGAGAAACTCCTGCCACTCTCAAACTCAATGCATCCTGGTGAGGAGCTTCTCCTGCTTACGCCGCTGGtgaagccgctgccggcgtCATCCATGACCAAGAATCTTCTCGACGCAAAGAACAGCTATTCGAGCCGGCCGACGAATCACGACGCTTGGGTCCATCAGCGAGAGAAAGGTGTGATCATGAGTGGCGAGGGAGTCTTTCGGGAGTTTGGCAAAAACCTTGCCCGCTACCGCAATGAGAAGCTATTGCACACAAGCTATACCGCAAACGGCGTAAGGCCTGTGCACGAAAACCTGATCAACAGGGCATCTTGCATCATCATCGTAACGGCAGATGCAAACCGAAATCTATATCAGGCCGGCTTCACCAAGCACGTCGACATGATGTGCTCCATGCATAGGAGCAGGGGCAACAAGAAGCAACTCATTGTGGTTGCCGTCAGCTCGCCCTACGATTTTGCCATGGACAAGTCGATTGGTACCTACATCTGCACCTTTGACTTCACCGAGAATGCCATGTCTGCGCTGGTCCGTGTACTGGTAGGAGAAATTGATCCTCCTGTAGGGACCATGCCAGGCACACTGCGGAAGAGCAAAAAGGTCCTCAAGTCGAGACAGCACTGGCTGGTGGAGGAATACGATCGGTCACGGGACGCCAAGGGTCTCTCCGATTTGCTTCGTGCAGTCCACCGAGCGACCGCCCCCGATCTCGAGTTTCTCAAAACCACAACGCCGGCCTCGTTTGAACTGAACATCGCATCTATTAAAGAGGCCCACTTTGTGGTGCGAAATAGTAGCACGCAGGCTCTATACGGCTTTGCCGCTACTTACTTTACGTCTGGGGTCGGCATTCTAGGCGCCATCTTCGTGGACCCTGGAAAACGGGGCATGTCAGTGGGCCGATCACTTCATCGACGTGCGCTGAAGAGCCTGGGCCAGCAACGAGGCATCAAGAAAGTTCAGCTTGGCATGCCATTCCCTGGAGTCTTCTTAGGCATTCCTTCTAACCTCGAACTCAGTACCGTCAAAGACTGGTTCGCCAATAGCGGCTGGGATACGCAGTTTCCTCGCAAGCTGACGAACATGGTCATTAAGGACCTGGGCAACTGGCTCGTTCCAGAGGGGCTGCTACAAACCATTCAACGAGCTAGTATCAGCTTTGACCTCATCCATGGCTTGGAGAACGCGGATAGCGTTCTTCACCATGTACGGACGAACGCCAACCCCGAGGTGCTTGAGCTTTACAAGTACGCACTAGGCGAAAATAAGTCATGTGGCATCGTGAGAGCCAAGGATCCGGCCGGCAATCTAATCGGGACGGTCATCATCTGCCGTCAAAACAGCGCTTTGATCACCTATGTACCCCCGCTCTCATCTCATACGGATGATGTTGGGGGCATCATCGCCCCTATCGTACCCTTGGCTCCACAGTCAACATTAGTTCTACAGGGACTAGCGCTCATGGGAGTGCGCCAATGCAAAAGCCACaaggcctcgagggccttggtcAGCTGG GTCGTGGACGACGCAAATGAGCCATTGCTGGCAATGGGCTTTGAGATTCTGCAGGTGTTTGAAGAGATCACAAATTCTCCGGAAGT TTGTCAGCTTTGA
- the NAG2_2 gene encoding N-acetylglucosamine-6-phosphate deacetylase (EggNog:ENOG503NXV2~COG:G~MEROPS:MER0033184~CAZy:CE9) — protein sequence MPIALSPTTQPRNGLTKFTNCRLVKGDRLVNEDLWVSSQTGKIIHSQATFYDDLNLPDATIDLGGRIVAPGMIECQLNGAFGFNFSTLLDDMSQYGKKVKEVNRLMIQTGVTSYIPTITSQRPELYQKALPFLGPSGSRRIADDGAESLGAHCEGPFLNPTKNGVHNVDVLIEAQDFSDIEACYGAENLRPQTPGGTIPIKMVTAAPERGQMMKLIPELASRGIIYSIGHSEATYEQASSAVGQGATMITHLFNAMRPLHHRNPGIFGVLGLAESLPRPYFGIISDGIHLHPTTIKIAFNAHPDGFILVTDAMHLVGLPDGAYPWTNGEQTCNIIKKGSTLLLEGSETIAGSSITLLECVNNFLQWSGTDIPQALKAVTATPAAMLGFQGVKGTLDADADADLVIFSEDTSNGCSQLVLDEVWKFGTRLYRSGKIAM from the exons ATGCCTATCGCGTTGTCGCCAACGACGCAGCCGCGCAACGGGCTCACCAAATTTACCAACTGCCGGCTCGTCAAGGGCGACCGGCTCGTCAACGAGGACCTCTGGGTCAGCTCGCAGACGGGCAAGATCATTCATAGCCAGGCCACCTTCTACGACGACCTCAACCTGCCCGATGCGACCATCGACCTTGgcgggcgcatcgtcgccccggGTATGATTGAATGCCAGCTCAACGGCGCCTTCGGTTTCAACTTTTCaacgctgctcgacgacatgtcGCAGTACGGCAAGAAAGTCAAGGAGGTCAACCGCTTGATGATCCAGACGGGCGTTACCTCATACATCCCCACCATCACCAGCCAGCGCCCTGAGCTGTATCAAAAG GCACTTCCGTTCCTCGGCCCTTCGGGAAGCCGGCGTATTGCAGATGACGGGGCTGAATCGCTGGGCGCCCACTGCGAGGGTCCCTTCCTCAATCCGACCAAGAACGGCGTCCACAACGTCGACGTGCTCATCGAGGCCCAAGATTTCTCAGACATCGAGGCCTGCTATGGCGCCGAGAACCTCAGGCCGCAGACGCCCGGGGGCACGATACCCATCAAGATGGTCACGGCAGCGCCGGAGCGCGGGCAGATGATGAAGCTCATTCCCGAGCTGGCGTCCCGCGGCATCATCTACTCCATCGGCCACTCGGAGGCGACGTACGAgcaggcgtcgtcggccgtgggcCAGGGCGCCACCATGATCACGCACCTCTTCAACGCCATGCGTCCGTTGCACCACAGGAACCCAGGCATCTTCGGCGTCCTGGGCCTGGCCGAGAGCCTGCCCCGGCCCTACTTTGGCATTATTTCGGACGGTATTCATCTGCACCCTACGACCATCAAGATCGCCTTCAACGCGCACCCGGATggcttcatcctcgtcacgGATGCCATGCACCTCGTCGGTCTGCCCGACGGTGCTTATCCGTGGACCAACGGCGAGCAAACGTGTAACATTATCAAGAAGGGCtccacgctgctgctcgaagGCTCCGAAACGATTGCGGGCAG CTCCATCACGCTCCTCGAGTGCGTCAACAACTTCCTGCAGTGGTCTGGAACCGACATTCCCCAGGCCCTCAaggccgtgacggcgacgcccgcggccatgCTGGGTTTCCAAGGCGTCAAGGgcacgctcgacgccgacgccgatgccgacctcGTCATCTTCTCCGAGGACACATCCAACGGCTGCagccagctcgtcctcgacgaggtctGGAAGTTTGGCACGAGGCTGTACCGCAGCGGCAAAATTGCCATGTGA
- a CDS encoding Beta-N-acetylhexosaminidase (COG:G~EggNog:ENOG503NWI4~CAZy:GH3~TransMembrane:1 (o660-681i)) yields MASNSNADSDLDPLWQNLDWAIGQTLIMGWDGTEVTPQIRSLIEDHHLGSIILTAKNLKSAQQTTRLVQELQTIAKNAGHPQPLLIALDQENGGVNSLFDEDYVCQFPSAMGIAATGRADLAYETTKATALEISACGVNLMLGPVLDVLNNARYQPLGVRATGDDPQEVSQYGLAALKGIRDAGIATCGKHFPSYGNLDFLGSNLDVPIITQTLEELSLSALVPFRNAIASGQLDGMFVGGCGISNPSMNVSHACLSDQVVDDLLRNELGFKGVAISECLEMEALSHDLGVQNGVVMAVEAGCDLVLLCRAYDVQLEAIKGLRLGYENGIVTKERIFTSLRRVLKLKAQCTSWAKALNPPGISLLSQLHPSHLTLSRKAYDDSIAVIRDKEKLLPLSNSMHPGEELLLLTPLVKPLPASSMTKNLLDAKNSYSSRPTNHDAWVHQREKGVIMSGEGVFREFGKNLARYRNEKLLHTSYTANGVRPVHENLINRASCIIIVTADANRNLYQAGFTKHVDMMCSMHRSRGNKKQLIVVAVSSPYDFAMDKSIGTYICTFDFTENAMSALVRVLVGEIDPPVGTMPGTLRKSKKVLKSRQHWLVEEYDRSRDAKGLSDLLRAVHRATAPDLEFLKTTTPASFELNIASIKEAHFVVRNSSTQALYGFAATYFTSGVGILGAIFVDPGKRGMSVGRSLHRRALKSLGQQRGIKKVQLGMPFPGVFLGIPSNLELSTVKDWFANSGWDTQFPRKLTNMVIKDLGNWLVPEGLLQTIQRASISFDLIHGLENADSVLHHVRTNANPEVLELYKYALGENKSCGIVRAKDPAGNLIGTVIICRQNSALITYVPPLSSHTDDVGGIIAPIVPLAPQSTLVLQGLALMGVRQCKSHKASRALVSWVVDDANEPLLAMGFEILQVFEEITNSPEVFE; encoded by the exons ATGGCCTCCAACTCCAACGCGGATAGTGATCTGGACCCACTATGGCAGAACCTCGACTG GGCCATCGGTCAGACACTGATCATGGGCTGGGATGGGACCGAGGTGACGCCCCAAATCCGAAGCCTCATCGAGGACCATCACCTCGGCTCCATCATTCTTACCGCCAAAAATCTCAAGT CCGCCCAGCAGACCACCAGGCTGGTTCAGGAGCTCCAAACTATCGCAAAGAATGCTGGACACCCTCAGCCTCTGCTCATTGCTCTTGACCAGGAGAACGGAGGTGTCAACAGTCTCTTCGATGAGGACTATGTGTGCCAGTTCCCCAGCGCCATGGGTATCGCAGCCACTGGGCGCGCCGACCTGGCTTATGAGACCACTAAAGCCACCGCTCTCGAAATCTCCGCGTGCGGCGTCAACCTGATGCTGGGTCCCGTTCTAGACGTGCTCAACAACGCCAGATATCAGCCGCTTGGTGTCAGGGCAACGGGCGATGATCCTCAAGAAGTCTCACAGTATGGCCTTGCTGCGCTGAAAGGCATACGGGATGCCGGAATCGCTACCTGCGGCAAGCATTTCCCATCGTACGGCAACCTCGACTTCCTGGGGTCGAACCTTGATGTCCCCATCATTACTCAGACACTGGAAGAGCTAAGCCTGAGTGCCTTGGTACCTTTCCGAAATGCCATTGCGTCCGGCCAGCTCGATGGCATGTTTGTGGGTGGCTGTGGCATCTCAAACCCGTCAATGAATGTGAGCCATGCCTGTCTCTCAgaccaggtcgtcgacgaccttcTCCGGAATGAGCTCGGCTTCAAAGGCGTTGCCATTTCTGAATGCTTGGAGATGGAGGCTCTCAGTCACGACCTGGGCGTCCAGAACGGCGTCGTTATGGCTGTGGAGGCAGGATGTGATCTTGTTCTTCTTTGCCGAGCCTATGATGTTCAGCTCGAGGCCATAAAGGGTCTCCGGCTGGGCTACGAGAACGGCATCGTGACCAAGGAGAGGATTTTTACCTCGTTACGCCGGGTGTTgaagctcaaggcccagTGCACGTCTTGGGCCAAGGCTCTCAACCCTCCCGGGATTTCTCTACTTTCTCAACTCCACCCTTCCCATCTCACCTTGTCCAGAAAGGCGTATGACGACTCCATCGCCGTCATTAGGGACAAGGAGAAACTCCTGCCACTCTCAAACTCAATGCATCCTGGTGAGGAGCTTCTCCTGCTTACGCCGCTGGtgaagccgctgccggcgtCATCCATGACCAAGAATCTTCTCGACGCAAAGAACAGCTATTCGAGCCGGCCGACGAATCACGACGCTTGGGTCCATCAGCGAGAGAAAGGTGTGATCATGAGTGGCGAGGGAGTCTTTCGGGAGTTTGGCAAAAACCTTGCCCGCTACCGCAATGAGAAGCTATTGCACACAAGCTATACCGCAAACGGCGTAAGGCCTGTGCACGAAAACCTGATCAACAGGGCATCTTGCATCATCATCGTAACGGCAGATGCAAACCGAAATCTATATCAGGCCGGCTTCACCAAGCACGTCGACATGATGTGCTCCATGCATAGGAGCAGGGGCAACAAGAAGCAACTCATTGTGGTTGCCGTCAGCTCGCCCTACGATTTTGCCATGGACAAGTCGATTGGTACCTACATCTGCACCTTTGACTTCACCGAGAATGCCATGTCTGCGCTGGTCCGTGTACTGGTAGGAGAAATTGATCCTCCTGTAGGGACCATGCCAGGCACACTGCGGAAGAGCAAAAAGGTCCTCAAGTCGAGACAGCACTGGCTGGTGGAGGAATACGATCGGTCACGGGACGCCAAGGGTCTCTCCGATTTGCTTCGTGCAGTCCACCGAGCGACCGCCCCCGATCTCGAGTTTCTCAAAACCACAACGCCGGCCTCGTTTGAACTGAACATCGCATCTATTAAAGAGGCCCACTTTGTGGTGCGAAATAGTAGCACGCAGGCTCTATACGGCTTTGCCGCTACTTACTTTACGTCTGGGGTCGGCATTCTAGGCGCCATCTTCGTGGACCCTGGAAAACGGGGCATGTCAGTGGGCCGATCACTTCATCGACGTGCGCTGAAGAGCCTGGGCCAGCAACGAGGCATCAAGAAAGTTCAGCTTGGCATGCCATTCCCTGGAGTCTTCTTAGGCATTCCTTCTAACCTCGAACTCAGTACCGTCAAAGACTGGTTCGCCAATAGCGGCTGGGATACGCAGTTTCCTCGCAAGCTGACGAACATGGTCATTAAGGACCTGGGCAACTGGCTCGTTCCAGAGGGGCTGCTACAAACCATTCAACGAGCTAGTATCAGCTTTGACCTCATCCATGGCTTGGAGAACGCGGATAGCGTTCTTCACCATGTACGGACGAACGCCAACCCCGAGGTGCTTGAGCTTTACAAGTACGCACTAGGCGAAAATAAGTCATGTGGCATCGTGAGAGCCAAGGATCCGGCCGGCAATCTAATCGGGACGGTCATCATCTGCCGTCAAAACAGCGCTTTGATCACCTATGTACCCCCGCTCTCATCTCATACGGATGATGTTGGGGGCATCATCGCCCCTATCGTACCCTTGGCTCCACAGTCAACATTAGTTCTACAGGGACTAGCGCTCATGGGAGTGCGCCAATGCAAAAGCCACaaggcctcgagggccttggtcAGCTGG GTCGTGGACGACGCAAATGAGCCATTGCTGGCAATGGGCTTTGAGATTCTGCAGGTGTTTGAAGAGATCACAAATTCTCCGGAAGT CTTTGAATGA